The region CCAGCATCCATTCGAGCTGTGGATCTATCAGGGCGAGAGTCGCCTGCCGCTGAATGTGCCGCGCGACCAGCCGGGCGGCTCGCGCTTCCGCCGGCGACTGGTGTTCCTGTTCGTCGACGAGCACGGCTACGGCGACTTTCGCCAGCGTTACAGCACCGAGTGAGCGCCGCGCCGCACGGCCCGAGCTCGAGGAGCAGCGAGTCGCGGCGCGGTTCTTGACCCTGCTCGCGAGCATCCGGCATAGTGCCCCGCCGTTGCGAAGCTCGCCCGCGACCCACGCTTCCTTCCCCCTCGAGAATTCGGCTCACCCATGCGCCTCGGGATCCTGACCGGCGGCGGTGACTGCCCCGGACTGAACGCCGTCATTCGCGCCGCCGTGGTGCGAACGATCCGGACCTACGACGGCCACATGCTCGGTTTCCAGGATGGCTGGCTGGGCATGCTGCGCAATCGTGTAGTCGAGCTGGACTTGAACGCGATCTCGGGCATTCTGCCGCGTGGCGGCACCATGCTCGGAACCTCACGCGTCGACCCGTTCCGCGAAGCGCCCGGCCTCGAGGGGATTCGTGAAGCGCTGCAGCTCCACGGTCTCGACGGCGTATTGGTGTGCGGCGGTGACGGCACCCTTGCCGCCGCCTCACGCCTTGCGGCCGCGGGCGTTCCCCTGATCGGCATCCCGAAGACGATCGATAACGACGTACCCGGAACCGACTACTCATTCGGGTACGACACGGCGCTCACCACCGTGGTGCGCGCCGTCGACGCATTGCACAGCACCGCCGAGTCACACGATCGCGTGATCGTGCTCGAGGTCATGGGTCGCACCACCGGATGGCTGGCGCTGAGCGCGGCGATCGCAGGTGGGGCCGACATGGCGGTCTGTCCTGAGCAGCCGGTGAGCGCGAAGCGAGTGTGTGACGTGATCCGCCAGCGCAAGGCGCGCGGTCGCGACTTCAGCATCGTCGTGGTGGCGGAGGGCGCGCGCTTCGAGGCCGATCCGGACGGCGAGGTGCTCGAAGTGCCGCAACGCCTCGACGCCTTCGGACGTCCGCGCTACGGCGGCATCGGTGAGCGGCTCGCGGCGCGCATCGAGAAGGAACTGCAGGTGGAGACCCGCACCGTGACGCTGGGCTACGTGCAGCGCGGTGGCACGCCGACCGCATTCGATCGACTGCTCGGGAGCCGCATGGGAGTGGTC is a window of Candidatus Eisenbacteria bacterium DNA encoding:
- a CDS encoding 6-phosphofructokinase, giving the protein MRLGILTGGGDCPGLNAVIRAAVVRTIRTYDGHMLGFQDGWLGMLRNRVVELDLNAISGILPRGGTMLGTSRVDPFREAPGLEGIREALQLHGLDGVLVCGGDGTLAAASRLAAAGVPLIGIPKTIDNDVPGTDYSFGYDTALTTVVRAVDALHSTAESHDRVIVLEVMGRTTGWLALSAAIAGGADMAVCPEQPVSAKRVCDVIRQRKARGRDFSIVVVAEGARFEADPDGEVLEVPQRLDAFGRPRYGGIGERLAARIEKELQVETRTVTLGYVQRGGTPTAFDRLLGSRMGVVAVDLAHRAEFGRMVCLRGLQIESVPIEVVAQGPRPADPALVEVANVFFG